A single Panthera uncia isolate 11264 chromosome E2 unlocalized genomic scaffold, Puncia_PCG_1.0 HiC_scaffold_19, whole genome shotgun sequence DNA region contains:
- the LOC125915523 gene encoding uncharacterized protein LOC125915523, with protein MARGALETLLTTSCWGRGSAQRGRRQAAHCAASMEQKVQTHGLCRETQARKQPCGFRVGAAPAEGVPHPLRGIWGLGSEPPSPEEHFSFSVRATSLDSQRSRRKMWRRSLCKLTYGKTPAPAMSCLPHSDPCSGHHSTWFLGLRTGADLSHRFSWVSSWQVVDGGTSGSITHELILMRQGKPKQK; from the exons ATG GCAAGAGGGGCTCTAGAAACTCTCCTGACGACGTCATGTTGGGGCAGGGGGAGTGCccagagaggcaggaggcaggcgGCACACTGTGCAG CCTCGATGGAACAGAAGGTCCAGACCCACGGGCTGTGCCGTGAGACACAAGCCAGGAAGCAGCCGTGCGGATTCAGGGTCGGTGCGGCCCCAGCGGAGGGCGTCCCCCACCCACTGCGGGGAATCTGGGGTCTGGGGTCAGAGCCACCCTCCCCAGAAGagcacttctctttctctgtgagaGCAACCAGCCTGGATTcccagagaagcaggaggaaaatgTGGAGACGCTCTCTGTGCAAACTCACCTACGGAAAGACCCCAGCTCCTGCCATGTCCTGCCTCCCACATAGTGACCCGTGTTCAG GACATCATAGCACCTGGTTCTTGGGCCTGCGGACTGGGGCTGATTTATCCCACAggttctcctgggtctccagctggcAGGTAGTAGATGGTGGGACTTCTGGTTCTATAACCCATGAGCTGATTCTTAtg aggcaagggaaaccaaagcaaaaatga
- the LAIR1 gene encoding leukocyte-associated immunoglobulin-like receptor 1 isoform X1 has product MCPRSTTFLALALCLGWVHLTQEGTLRRPSICAEPAPVVALGQLVTIVCRSPGGFEAFRLEKEGNALKPDVVEAPPGETEARFHIIAHEGIEGKYHCVYLKDRTWSERSAELVLVVTETPGNVSSPPPQTYSSPGDTQMRGDHSNSPDLSTEHVYIFIGVSVALFLCLLLLVLAFLRCQRRKKHRLPGSQGEEQRPQERVSPAVDLPQRTPDLATVGRLPEKDREAPSSAPSAGSPQDVTYAQLDHQILAQRTARGTFPRSTEPTAESSTYASLARP; this is encoded by the exons GGACCCTGCGCAGGCCCTCCATCTGTGCTGAACCGGCCCCCGTGGTCGCCCTGGGGCAGCTTGTGACCATCGTGTGCCGGAGCCCCGGCGGGTTTGAGGCGTTCCGCCTGGAGAAGGAGGGGAATGCCTTGAAACCAGATGTCGTGGAGGCACCGCCGGGCGAGACGGAGGCCAGATTCCACATCATCGCGCATGAAGGGATTGAGGGGAAGTACCACTGCGTCTATCTTAAAGACCGCACCTGGTCTGAGCGCAGCGCGGAGCTGGTGCTGGTGGTGACAG AGACCCCTGGAAACGTCAGCTCCCCGCCACCACAGACCTACAGCTCACCTG GGGACACACAGATGCGTGGGGATCACAGTAACAGCCCAG ACCTGTCGACAGAGCATGTGTATATTTTCATTGGGGTCTCTGTGGCCTTGttcctttgtctcctcctccTGGTTCTCGCCTTCCTCCGTTGTCAGCGTCGGAAAAAACACA GGCTCCCCGGCAGCCAAGGTGAGGAGCAGAGGCCCCAGGAAAG GGTCAGCCCAGCTGTCGACCTTCCCCAGAGGACACCAG ATCTGGCAACAGTCGGCAGACTTCCTGAGAAGGACAGGGAAGCGCCCAGCTCG GCCCCGTCTGCAGGAAGCCCCCAGGACGTGACGTACGCTCAGTTAGACCACCAGATCCTCGCACAGAGGACAGCCCGAGGCACGTTCCCACGGTCCACGGAGCCCACGGCCGAGTCCAGCACTTATGCATCACTGGCCAGACCCTGA
- the LAIR1 gene encoding leukocyte-associated immunoglobulin-like receptor 1 isoform X2: protein MCPRSTTFLALALCLGWVHLTQEGTLRRPSICAEPAPVVALGQLVTIVCRSPGGFEAFRLEKEGNALKPDVVEAPPGETEARFHIIAHEGIEGKYHCVYLKDRTWSERSAELVLVVTGDTQMRGDHSNSPDLSTEHVYIFIGVSVALFLCLLLLVLAFLRCQRRKKHRLPGSQGEEQRPQERVSPAVDLPQRTPDLATVGRLPEKDREAPSSAPSAGSPQDVTYAQLDHQILAQRTARGTFPRSTEPTAESSTYASLARP, encoded by the exons GGACCCTGCGCAGGCCCTCCATCTGTGCTGAACCGGCCCCCGTGGTCGCCCTGGGGCAGCTTGTGACCATCGTGTGCCGGAGCCCCGGCGGGTTTGAGGCGTTCCGCCTGGAGAAGGAGGGGAATGCCTTGAAACCAGATGTCGTGGAGGCACCGCCGGGCGAGACGGAGGCCAGATTCCACATCATCGCGCATGAAGGGATTGAGGGGAAGTACCACTGCGTCTATCTTAAAGACCGCACCTGGTCTGAGCGCAGCGCGGAGCTGGTGCTGGTGGTGACAG GGGACACACAGATGCGTGGGGATCACAGTAACAGCCCAG ACCTGTCGACAGAGCATGTGTATATTTTCATTGGGGTCTCTGTGGCCTTGttcctttgtctcctcctccTGGTTCTCGCCTTCCTCCGTTGTCAGCGTCGGAAAAAACACA GGCTCCCCGGCAGCCAAGGTGAGGAGCAGAGGCCCCAGGAAAG GGTCAGCCCAGCTGTCGACCTTCCCCAGAGGACACCAG ATCTGGCAACAGTCGGCAGACTTCCTGAGAAGGACAGGGAAGCGCCCAGCTCG GCCCCGTCTGCAGGAAGCCCCCAGGACGTGACGTACGCTCAGTTAGACCACCAGATCCTCGCACAGAGGACAGCCCGAGGCACGTTCCCACGGTCCACGGAGCCCACGGCCGAGTCCAGCACTTATGCATCACTGGCCAGACCCTGA